A window of Fluoribacter dumoffii NY 23 contains these coding sequences:
- a CDS encoding aspartate carbamoyltransferase catalytic subunit yields MNHFLEISQLSRKEIESILQRAVYFKHHNHYPSYTQNTVANLFYENSTRTRVSFELAAKRLSMPVINLDLQNSSETKGEVIEDTVRTLAAMGIQYFVIRHREEGLQQRLANEVGDAIQIINAGDGTHAHPSQALLDMMTILEEKPQLDKLKIAILGNIRHSRVANSFQCICAHLGVGELVLVAPELWQPKTVHYGRVTSSLRDGLTDADVVICLRVQHERLLESEHLDLDSYRRDFALTQESLTYARPDVMVMHPGPINRGVEIDSDVADGANSFILKQVTHGVFARMAIFDALINRG; encoded by the coding sequence ATGAATCATTTCTTAGAAATTAGTCAATTATCACGTAAAGAGATTGAATCCATACTGCAACGTGCGGTTTATTTCAAACACCATAATCATTATCCTTCGTATACTCAAAATACTGTTGCCAATTTGTTTTATGAAAACAGTACCCGAACCCGTGTGAGTTTTGAGTTGGCAGCCAAGCGTTTATCCATGCCGGTGATTAATCTGGACTTGCAAAATTCTTCCGAAACCAAAGGGGAGGTCATTGAAGATACAGTGCGTACGCTTGCTGCTATGGGAATCCAGTATTTTGTGATCCGCCATCGGGAAGAGGGTTTACAGCAACGTTTGGCAAATGAAGTTGGTGATGCAATCCAAATAATTAATGCGGGGGATGGCACTCACGCCCATCCGAGCCAGGCTCTACTGGACATGATGACCATCCTTGAGGAAAAGCCGCAATTAGATAAATTAAAAATAGCCATCCTGGGAAATATCAGGCATTCGCGGGTGGCCAATTCCTTTCAATGCATTTGTGCTCATTTAGGGGTAGGAGAGCTTGTATTGGTTGCACCTGAACTTTGGCAGCCAAAGACTGTGCATTATGGAAGGGTAACATCGAGTTTACGCGATGGATTAACTGATGCGGATGTAGTCATTTGTTTACGTGTACAGCATGAACGTTTATTAGAATCTGAACATCTGGATCTTGACTCCTACCGACGGGATTTTGCCTTAACGCAAGAAAGTTTAACTTATGCTAGACCTGATGTAATGGTGATGCATCCTGGGCCTATAAATCGAGGTGTCGAGATAGACAGTGATGTTGCAGATGGGGCAAACTCTTTCATACTGAAGCAAGTTACTCATGGTGTTTTTGCACGTATGGCAATTTTTGATGCTTTAATAAATCGAGGATAG
- the ruvX gene encoding Holliday junction resolvase RuvX, with product MPSPVYLGFDFGYKRIGVAVGQQLTCSASPLPTLSARAGVPDWGAIAKLIAEWSPQALIVGVPTCIDGRELYTTSAARRFAKELRKRFSLPVHLVDERLSTVSAREQLFAQGGYRKIKQTEVDSIAACVILEQWLQYPE from the coding sequence ATGCCTAGTCCTGTTTATTTGGGTTTTGATTTTGGTTATAAACGTATTGGCGTGGCAGTAGGTCAGCAGCTGACGTGCAGCGCTTCCCCTTTGCCAACCTTAAGTGCCCGCGCAGGTGTTCCTGACTGGGGTGCTATTGCCAAGCTCATTGCTGAATGGTCACCTCAAGCATTAATAGTGGGTGTTCCTACATGTATTGATGGCCGTGAATTATATACAACCTCTGCTGCCCGACGCTTTGCCAAAGAATTGCGCAAGCGCTTTTCTTTGCCTGTTCATCTGGTTGATGAGCGGCTCTCGACCGTTTCAGCTAGAGAGCAATTATTTGCACAAGGTGGGTATCGTAAAATCAAACAAACTGAGGTAGATAGTATAGCGGCTTGTGTTATACTTGAGCAATGGCTGCAATACCCTGAATAA
- a CDS encoding YqgE/AlgH family protein, with protein MAIISSLANHLLIAMPSLNDPNFERTVIYICEHHEQGSVGLIINRPMQFPLSIVFEQLHIEPVRLEQSRMPLMFGGPVQPERGFVIHKQFGEWRSSLFLQDEVTVTTSNDIIRAIAEDKGPKDVLITLGYAGWVENQLEKEILENTWLVCPYRSEILYEVPFEDRWDYAGSTLGIKMSQLSSNVGHA; from the coding sequence ATGGCAATTATAAGCTCATTGGCTAATCATTTGCTGATTGCAATGCCTTCCTTAAATGATCCTAATTTTGAACGCACCGTAATTTATATTTGTGAACATCACGAGCAAGGATCTGTAGGTTTAATTATCAATCGCCCCATGCAATTTCCTCTCTCTATTGTTTTTGAACAATTGCATATTGAGCCGGTGCGCTTAGAGCAAAGCAGAATGCCTTTAATGTTTGGGGGGCCAGTACAGCCTGAGCGGGGATTTGTGATTCATAAACAATTCGGGGAATGGCGCTCCAGTCTATTTCTGCAAGATGAGGTGACGGTAACCACATCCAATGATATTATTCGCGCCATTGCAGAAGATAAAGGACCTAAAGATGTTTTAATTACTTTAGGTTATGCGGGATGGGTAGAAAACCAATTGGAAAAAGAAATTCTTGAAAATACCTGGTTAGTTTGTCCTTATCGCTCAGAAATTCTGTATGAAGTCCCATTTGAAGATCGTTGGGACTATGCCGGATCTACTTTGGGAATTAAGATGAGTCAACTGAGTTCAAATGTCGGCCATGCCTAG
- a CDS encoding type II/III secretion system protein — translation MKRFWLIGLLLLTNNVFSQTLITKVIELHYVPAEKVIQLMQPMLQPEEKISSSGQTLMVQVTPQTLTQIRSLLHQLDVPPVTFKISIYQGDPNWLSSQNDNSVTYSSQSPSEVKRTQSVKVMNGESAFVSTGEEVPIVTAVGAGFFTGIAYEQHQIKNGLLVKPILRGAKVELTVRRVREQQDPAGGQQFDNQNVDTTLMLPLNKWVSLGSPEGTEDTDSSSVSYTAGRPFSQQATLYVKVSVEKDL, via the coding sequence ATGAAGCGATTCTGGCTGATCGGTTTATTGTTGTTAACAAATAACGTCTTTTCACAAACGTTGATTACTAAAGTAATTGAACTGCATTATGTTCCAGCTGAGAAAGTGATCCAATTGATGCAACCCATGTTACAGCCCGAGGAAAAAATTAGCAGCTCCGGACAAACTTTAATGGTCCAGGTTACCCCGCAAACGTTGACCCAAATCCGCTCTTTACTGCACCAACTCGATGTACCTCCTGTCACCTTTAAAATTTCCATTTATCAGGGGGATCCGAATTGGCTTAGCAGCCAAAATGATAATTCAGTAACTTACAGCTCTCAATCTCCATCTGAAGTGAAACGGACTCAATCGGTAAAAGTAATGAATGGTGAATCTGCTTTTGTATCTACCGGGGAAGAAGTGCCAATTGTCACCGCAGTGGGTGCAGGATTTTTTACAGGGATTGCCTATGAACAACATCAAATCAAAAATGGATTGCTCGTAAAGCCCATTTTGCGTGGCGCAAAGGTAGAGTTAACAGTACGTCGAGTACGTGAACAACAAGATCCTGCGGGTGGTCAACAATTTGATAACCAAAATGTAGATACAACTTTAATGCTCCCTCTAAATAAGTGGGTTTCTTTGGGAAGTCCCGAAGGAACAGAGGATACTGATTCTTCATCGGTGTCTTATACGGCTGGAAGGCCATTCTCCCAGCAGGCAACGCTTTATGTAAAAGTTTCAGTTGAGAAGGATCTTTAA
- a CDS encoding TIGR00153 family protein, which translates to MGSIFNMFGPSPIRPIEQHMRKVHQCAKQLYPFFEAVLKKDWTTANKIKEKIISLEKEADLIKRDLRLHLPTGLFLPVSRTDLLELLSAQDFIANKAEDIAILIISRQMIIPETLIPIFMPFLSRCLDASKQACKAINELDELLETGFRGSEVKIVEEMILTLYEIEHDSDERLADIRHRIFEIEKNLSAIDAIFLYKLVQWIDDLADGAQHVGSRLQILIAR; encoded by the coding sequence ATGGGTAGCATATTTAATATGTTTGGTCCTTCACCAATTAGACCAATTGAACAACACATGCGAAAAGTACATCAATGTGCAAAACAACTCTACCCATTTTTCGAAGCTGTTCTCAAAAAAGATTGGACAACAGCCAATAAAATAAAAGAAAAGATAATCTCTCTCGAAAAGGAAGCGGACTTAATCAAACGCGACTTACGCCTCCATTTACCGACAGGACTCTTTCTTCCTGTTTCACGTACAGATCTCCTTGAGCTTCTCAGTGCTCAGGATTTTATCGCGAATAAAGCGGAAGACATTGCAATATTGATCATCAGCAGACAAATGATCATTCCAGAGACACTCATTCCTATATTTATGCCTTTTTTGAGTCGTTGCCTGGATGCTTCCAAACAAGCGTGCAAAGCAATAAACGAGTTAGATGAATTGCTGGAAACTGGTTTCAGGGGCTCTGAAGTTAAAATTGTTGAAGAAATGATTTTAACCCTTTATGAGATTGAACATGACAGCGATGAGCGTCTTGCAGATATTCGACATCGAATTTTTGAAATCGAAAAAAACTTGTCTGCAATTGATGCAATTTTCCTCTACAAATTGGTCCAATGGATTGATGATTTAGCCGATGGTGCCCAACATGTGGGTAGTCGTCTTCAAATTCTAATAGCTCGGTAG
- a CDS encoding inorganic phosphate transporter produces MDYSIIYLLVAVILCFMMTWGVGANDLANVMSTTMGSKAVTVRQAMLIAIIFEFAGAFLGGTGVTETMRDGIINSNELSGQPLVLIEGMLGVLLACTIWMNLASYLGVPVSITNALVGSMVGFGTIVLGPQAIHWNQVSRIAISWVTSPMISGITAYILFTSIQQTIFVKSNPLTKAKLYIPIYLFLIGSILSFITVFKGLNHFHIHLNFKQNLAVTLATSIIITIIGMIFIKRIPEHHRIRRRERFIQVEKYFAVLMAMTACAMAFAHGSNDVALAVGPLSIIHSLIMSSHQVFANDYPAWIILLGCFGVVTGLLMYGRKVIETVGSAITALTPSRAFAATLSAATTVVVATSTGIPVSATQTLVGAVLGVGLARGIGALNLIVIRNIFMSWVLTLPAASILTILAYKLLHFFLG; encoded by the coding sequence ATGGATTATTCAATCATATATCTTCTTGTTGCGGTCATTTTGTGTTTTATGATGACTTGGGGTGTGGGCGCCAATGATCTGGCTAATGTCATGAGCACGACTATGGGCTCAAAGGCAGTTACAGTCAGACAAGCCATGTTGATTGCCATAATTTTTGAATTTGCTGGCGCATTTTTAGGCGGAACAGGCGTTACCGAAACAATGCGTGATGGAATTATTAATTCCAACGAACTCTCAGGACAACCATTGGTTCTTATCGAGGGCATGTTAGGGGTTTTATTGGCATGTACCATTTGGATGAACCTTGCGAGTTATCTTGGGGTACCAGTATCTATAACCAATGCTCTGGTGGGCTCCATGGTAGGATTTGGCACCATCGTTCTGGGACCGCAGGCAATTCATTGGAATCAGGTCAGCCGCATCGCTATAAGTTGGGTTACCTCCCCCATGATTTCAGGAATTACTGCATATATCTTATTTACGAGCATCCAACAAACTATTTTTGTTAAAAGCAATCCTTTAACCAAAGCTAAATTATACATCCCTATTTATCTTTTTCTTATTGGCTCTATTTTGTCATTTATCACCGTGTTCAAAGGTCTTAATCATTTTCATATTCATCTGAATTTTAAACAAAATCTGGCTGTAACCTTGGCAACCAGTATCATCATAACGATTATTGGAATGATTTTTATTAAGCGTATCCCAGAGCATCATAGAATACGTCGTAGAGAACGGTTTATACAAGTTGAAAAATATTTTGCTGTGCTCATGGCAATGACTGCTTGTGCCATGGCTTTCGCACATGGTTCCAATGACGTAGCATTGGCTGTAGGACCACTTTCTATTATCCACAGTCTGATTATGAGTTCACATCAGGTTTTTGCCAATGATTATCCCGCCTGGATTATTTTACTCGGTTGTTTTGGCGTAGTAACCGGACTGCTCATGTATGGTAGAAAAGTAATTGAAACGGTCGGTAGTGCCATTACAGCACTTACACCCAGTCGCGCCTTTGCTGCGACTCTTTCTGCCGCGACAACCGTAGTGGTTGCAACAAGTACAGGTATCCCAGTTTCTGCAACCCAGACTTTAGTTGGGGCAGTTCTTGGGGTAGGTTTGGCACGCGGTATCGGTGCATTAAATTTAATTGTAATTCGCAATATTTTTATGTCTTGGGTTTTGACTTTGCCTGCTGCTTCTATCTTGACAATTTTGGCCTATAAATTATTGCATTTTTTTCTGGGATAG
- a CDS encoding CBU_0585 family protein — protein sequence MNSNDIDKAYVSPYDKFFYEFDATHNKSASQIKEINKHKLISFMRDNKDYKNEKGEIWEEF from the coding sequence ATGAACTCAAACGATATAGATAAAGCTTATGTAAGTCCTTATGACAAATTTTTTTATGAATTTGATGCAACTCATAATAAATCCGCATCGCAAATAAAAGAAATTAATAAGCACAAACTTATTTCATTCATGCGTGATAATAAAGATTATAAGAATGAAAAAGGTGAAATTTGGGAAGAGTTTTAG
- a CDS encoding adenosine deaminase produces MNLKKAELHVHLEGTITPELAAKLAARNKLIIPEGLVAPDGESYLSKDFLDFLKVYDTLAALIRYPQDYYDITLDYLRARAGENAIYVEMMYSPDHAELSSKIPSAEHLAAIQQAVDDAKEQFDIVGRIIITAVRHFGIEAVERVARQTHKDRFPCVTGFGLGGDEAKFPPKLFTRAYQIAAEAGLQCTVHAGEFAPASGMVEAMENLPIQRIGHGVNSIYSPETMMMLQDKNITLEICPTSNIFLGLFKNMEEHPFPKFYEAGIKISINSDDPPFMSTTLGQEYQRVQTSYGYSDKIMNAITRMAIEAAFVDEHTRTELLAKI; encoded by the coding sequence ATGAATTTGAAAAAAGCGGAGTTACACGTCCATTTAGAGGGAACTATCACTCCTGAATTAGCTGCAAAACTGGCTGCACGCAATAAGTTAATAATTCCAGAGGGACTTGTCGCCCCTGATGGAGAAAGTTATTTATCAAAAGATTTCCTCGATTTTCTAAAGGTATACGATACCCTCGCAGCGTTAATTCGCTATCCTCAAGATTATTATGATATCACTTTAGATTACTTACGAGCTCGTGCCGGGGAAAATGCGATTTATGTAGAGATGATGTATTCCCCCGACCATGCTGAACTCTCCAGTAAAATTCCTTCTGCCGAACATTTGGCAGCAATTCAGCAAGCTGTTGATGATGCTAAAGAACAGTTCGATATAGTAGGACGAATAATAATCACCGCAGTTCGTCATTTTGGTATTGAGGCAGTAGAGCGTGTGGCCCGACAAACCCACAAAGACAGGTTTCCTTGCGTCACCGGATTTGGCTTAGGTGGTGATGAGGCAAAATTTCCTCCTAAACTATTCACCAGGGCCTACCAAATTGCAGCCGAGGCCGGTTTGCAATGTACTGTGCATGCAGGCGAATTTGCGCCTGCAAGCGGAATGGTCGAAGCAATGGAAAACCTCCCTATTCAACGCATAGGCCATGGAGTAAATTCAATTTACTCACCGGAAACTATGATGATGCTGCAAGACAAAAATATTACTTTGGAAATTTGTCCTACCAGCAATATCTTCCTCGGATTGTTTAAGAACATGGAAGAACATCCTTTTCCCAAATTTTATGAAGCAGGTATAAAGATCAGCATTAATTCAGATGATCCGCCTTTTATGAGCACGACCCTGGGTCAGGAGTATCAACGGGTGCAAACTTCTTACGGCTATAGTGATAAGATTATGAATGCGATAACGCGAATGGCTATTGAAGCTGCTTTTGTTGATGAGCATACCAGGACAGAGCTTTTAGCAAAAATTTAA
- a CDS encoding transporter substrate-binding domain-containing protein: MRVLLFLVYSLCSSYLFAQSILIGTTDSGPPFQIPAKDKPHFYGFEIDLMREICQRAQLDCSFKSFNFNDLFDEVRNNHVDLAIGAIMITPDREKEFLFSLPYLIGGGQYATKVSSSIKAISDIKGRSVGIEKGTIFKAWIESQFGNTVQVKEYGTLADVLQALNENKVDAVLLDSGIVQYWTANNSDLLRSVGDPMGSGYGIMANKNNEALIETINKYLLELENDDTYLKLYRRYF; this comes from the coding sequence ATGCGTGTGCTATTGTTTCTAGTTTACTCGTTATGCTCTTCTTATTTATTCGCGCAATCCATCCTTATTGGTACAACAGACTCAGGCCCACCCTTTCAGATTCCGGCTAAAGATAAACCTCATTTTTATGGCTTTGAAATTGATCTGATGAGAGAAATTTGCCAACGTGCGCAATTGGACTGTAGCTTCAAAAGTTTTAACTTCAATGATTTGTTTGATGAAGTAAGAAACAATCACGTAGACTTAGCCATAGGGGCAATCATGATTACCCCGGATAGGGAAAAAGAGTTTCTTTTCAGTCTTCCTTATCTCATAGGCGGGGGGCAATATGCCACCAAGGTATCAAGTTCAATTAAAGCGATTAGTGATATTAAGGGAAGAAGTGTAGGAATAGAAAAAGGAACTATTTTTAAAGCCTGGATTGAATCCCAATTTGGTAATACCGTCCAAGTCAAGGAGTATGGTACTTTAGCGGACGTGTTACAAGCTCTCAATGAAAATAAAGTCGATGCGGTGTTGCTTGATAGCGGCATCGTTCAATATTGGACTGCTAATAACAGCGATCTATTGAGGTCGGTTGGGGACCCCATGGGAAGCGGTTATGGAATTATGGCTAATAAAAATAATGAAGCGCTCATTGAGACAATTAACAAATATCTTCTTGAATTAGAAAATGATGATACTTATTTAAAATTATATCGGCGCTATTTCTAA
- a CDS encoding PH domain-containing protein, translating to MFEKPYDENVIFFTRMHWIIFFWPVVSLCAALAIVSYVEVDFINKVGYGLAALALLWIGMTWMTYYFSSLTIKKNHVIIRTGVVVRQTIDIPISKIEAIDIRQSILGSMLSYGTMSITGTGGTRRIINFLHNPLTCRRYIEQLLGEIRSD from the coding sequence ATGTTCGAGAAACCATATGACGAGAATGTTATTTTTTTTACTCGCATGCATTGGATAATATTTTTTTGGCCCGTTGTAAGTTTATGTGCGGCTTTGGCAATTGTCTCCTACGTTGAGGTGGACTTCATTAATAAAGTTGGATATGGCTTGGCTGCTTTAGCTCTACTATGGATTGGCATGACCTGGATGACCTATTATTTTTCTTCCCTTACTATCAAAAAAAACCATGTGATTATTCGCACGGGTGTGGTTGTAAGACAAACAATTGATATTCCAATAAGCAAGATTGAGGCAATTGACATCCGTCAATCGATTTTAGGCAGTATGTTAAGCTATGGAACGATGAGTATTACAGGGACTGGCGGCACACGACGCATCATTAATTTTTTACACAATCCTTTAACTTGCAGACGCTACATAGAACAATTACTGGGTGAGATTCGCAGTGATTAG
- a CDS encoding DUF721 domain-containing protein, whose product MRSISQCLNKQLADICQRSVQLEELSNKVRRMLPETLANTCHVGSFNKGCLLLTTTDAAWASQLRYMIPELRDKLRKEGGMYQLTSIKIVVTEPTVRYEKSAATSKHVLSEKAKEIIISESQQCNYEPLQKALLRLADGDD is encoded by the coding sequence ATGCGTTCTATTAGCCAGTGCCTCAACAAACAACTTGCCGATATTTGTCAACGATCAGTCCAATTAGAAGAGCTTTCCAATAAAGTCAGGCGGATGCTCCCAGAAACTTTAGCCAATACTTGTCATGTTGGGAGTTTTAATAAGGGATGTTTGTTGTTAACCACTACGGATGCTGCCTGGGCATCGCAATTACGTTATATGATCCCTGAATTGCGTGATAAATTACGCAAAGAAGGGGGTATGTATCAACTCACTTCCATTAAAATAGTGGTTACAGAACCCACAGTCCGCTACGAAAAATCAGCCGCCACCTCAAAACATGTATTATCAGAAAAAGCTAAAGAAATAATTATAAGCGAAAGTCAGCAGTGTAACTATGAACCTTTACAAAAGGCATTATTACGTTTAGCTGATGGCGATGATTAA